CGTAAACGGCCAACGCAATACGCCACCTGTACGCCTACGGCCTCGGCGGCGGACAAGATATCCAATGGGCGTCCAGCACCGATCTTACGGGCCTCTCCCCGGTCATCATCGAAGCGCTAGCCATCACCCAGGCGCCAGCCGCTGGCGATGGTACCACAACCTACTAAATTAGCGCCAGCAATTTGTATCAGCCCAAGTTGATTGCCAGCACCACCGGTATATCGGCGCATTCGGCTGGTATAGCGCAACAACATGGCCAcaaccatcaacaacaacaacaacaacagcaaaatcagCACGTACTAATGCAACTGCAATCGCaggtgcaacagcaacagcgcagtaacagcaacaacggaCGGTACAAGTGCAGTATTTGTGTATTTCAACATCAcctatattaaacttaaatcacTATCTTTTCAACAGGACCTGTCGCTGGAGCAGCGCACATAAGTACAGTACCGCTTATCTACCAACAGCAATCATCGTCATTATCTTGCTAGCAACAGTTCCTCCATATCCTGATGTACGAACTACCCAATGTCTGACCTCATCATCAACCAATATCAAAACCTCCGACCACATATCAATTGTCGCAGGCACTACAAGCCGTCATCATGCAACACGCACAACCAAAAATGACGCTACAAACACTGCAGCACTTGTCAACGGTACATATGATCGACATCATTTAGAGTCCACAATGTATGGCTTCATCTGCAGTGAATTCGGCTCAACGCACTTTACATAAGTCGCCGTCTCCACGCTACATGCAACACTATCAAGTGCACAACGCCACAATCAGCACCCGCGCAGGGTGCCAACCGGCCGCCGCGTTACGCTTCAACACCGTACATTTCGCACTACCAAAAATGGTAACCCATCGCCAACTATTCATTTACGACCGCACATCGAGTACGAATTTCCTCGTCAACAATGGCACGGATTTTGGCAACTCCGCTTTTTCGTAAACTCAAAATAGTAACTTCTTTTCGACTGCAAGCTGCAAACGGTAGCAAAATCGGAACCTACGGAGATAAGGCGCTCAACTCAGTCTCGCACGTTTAGGCTCCTATGCAACCGTCGTAGCCCTAACCGAGAACTGCACAAATATCCAATCGGTCGCTTGTAGACCCTAACCCAGTCTCGCACGTGTAGGCTCCTATGCAACCGTCATAGCCCTAACCGAGAACTGCACAACAACCACTTAACCATACCAATTGGCCAGTGACAACAGTACGCCGCACAGCCGTACTCTCACCAAGCAAATGAATTCGCTACACACATCAACCAGCCTAACTGCACCAAGCACCCGGACTAGGATCTAGTAAAGGAACTCAACCTTAAAAAAGTCCAGCAAGACTTGATTTGAGGGGGAGTACTGTAAGCACAC
This genomic stretch from Bactrocera tryoni isolate S06 unplaced genomic scaffold, CSIRO_BtryS06_freeze2 contig_14315, whole genome shotgun sequence harbors:
- the LOC120779298 gene encoding uncharacterized protein LOC120779298; translated protein: MQLQSQVQQQQRSNSNNGRTCRWSSAHKYSTAYLPTAIIVIILLATVPPYPDVRTTQCLTSSSTNIKTSDHISIVAGTTSRHHATRTTKNDATNTAALVNGTYDRHHLESTMYGFICSEFGSTHFT